From one Triticum aestivum cultivar Chinese Spring chromosome 4B, IWGSC CS RefSeq v2.1, whole genome shotgun sequence genomic stretch:
- the LOC123093743 gene encoding disease resistance protein RPM1 isoform X2 has product MEIAVRCSEHEPENRPSISDIIRGLSEIESTNGPIDQMSLYQYDDMLGIEPLELCFSLEHISCLVELTNETTNSIAFNIGRPSKQYSTQPDKGIVPPGCKRDVKITLQPHESATQVTSSDKLVVKSTQVSVGVADHNITSDMFITKGGKNVVDKVSLMVLYQPKTINLQEEAVPEDIGSSSRNKKIRRLSTPQLLYFDLVESIPRNLATGLMSDQTVDLATGAIGSLLAKLSELLNMYNLEASIRSDVDCVIHELRVMRADLCNVSEVQWDSNNENIKLAKLWAGEVRELSYNIEDVVDGFLIHAKGSEPATRIGGLIESIKRIMGLFMSGSSTSHQIGGAIKDIKNKVQHQSSWKGKYKVEEVKKVANTVSTINAHYLSALVKDRDKLFGIDDAINDLTKRLRGADGNGDMYGLKIHSIFGIGGLGKTTLARAVYNQLKGSFRLTAFVSLGRNPDVKKLFYDILFELDEPRHTKLKPANLDESQLIRVLTDLLKNNRYLIVIDDMWDTKVWHDFIKFAFLGSKCGSKIIITTRIFEVAAIATDVYKLNPLSDGYSEELFYATLSPEEGCEYDLTDGVIEKILSKCDGVPLAIITIASMLGSKQREDWPKVYNSIGFGTEVTEDVDNTRKILLFSYSDLPRHIRTCLLHLSIYPENYFICKDTVIWMWVAEGFVHDESGRSLFEIGERYFNQLVNRSMVQLVANPRYLVSTMIHFRIHDLVLDMICALSKDENFVTLLEIDEQHTSLKNNARRLAVQKRDIEKLDPPTINCHGLRSFYAIGCHIDVMQPLSRFKVLRVLSLAGCRINEDQPYQLEHIGNLLQLRYLGLERMPICKLPEEIGDLLFLQTLVLKGTKIKELPHSVGLLRQLKCLCAPKVKVPDWLVNMTSLEDLKLDALMPFVFAEGLINLKELRDLQIQSYRSFGDNSDRALVKSIGNLHKLQSLILINFMDNADEIWEGFVPPRHLHSMNMYVGFYGVPPWMDPTHLPSLSVLQLHLCSMEARCLEILGRLPELHTLKLQTGEGSWLTVTGSGAFPKLRHLRSSRAMLRFQRGVMTRLEYLELEVRVPELKKAKFDCDFTSLGNLPLLQKLSVHLTCKADDPEYGKRMEVAVKHAIDRHPHRRPILHWIH; this is encoded by the exons ATGGAAATAGCGGTACGCTGCAGTGAACATGAACCAGAAAATAGGCCTTCTATCAGTGATATAATCCGCGGTCTAAGCGAAATAGAAAGTACAAATGGGCCCATTGACCAG ATGAGCCTATATCAGTATGATGACATGCTTGGGATTGAGCCACTCGAGCTATGTTTCTCTTTGGAACATATATCGTGCTTAGTTGAGCTAACCAACGAGACAACTAATTCCATCGCCTTCAACATCGGAAGGCCAAGCAAACAGTACAGCACTCAGCCTGACAAAGGCATTGTGCCGCCAGGATGCAAGCGCGATGTGAAGATAACACTGCAACCACATGAGAGTGCAACACAAGTTACGAGTTCTGATAAGCTCGTCGTAAAGAGCACACAAGTGAGTGTGGGTGTAGCAGATCATAATATTACTTCTGACATGTTCATAACCAAGGGTGGCAAAAACGTGGTTGATAAAGTCAGTTTGATGGTTCTATATCAGCCCAAGACAATTAATCTGCAAGAAGAGGCAGTCCCTGAG GACATTGGGTCTAGTAGCCGTAATAAGAAAATACGTAGGTTAAGTACACCACAACTATTGTACTTCGACCTAGTTGAAAGCATTCCACGGAATCTAGCCACTGGCTTGATGAGCGACCAAACCGTGGATCTCGCAACAGGAGCCATCGGAAGCCTGCTTGCCAAGCTGAGTGAGCTCCTCAACATGTACAATCTGGAGGCGAGCATTAGGAGCGATGTGGATTGTGTCATACATGAGCTAAGAGTCATGCGCGCTGACCTCTGCAATGTTTCAGAGGTGCAGTGGGACAGCAACAATGAGAATATCAAATTAGCCAAACTTTGGGCTGGCGAAGTTAGGGAATTGTCATATAACATAGAGGATGTCGTCGATGGCTTCCTGATACACGCCAAGGGCTCAGAACCCGCCACCCGTATTGGAGGGTTGATAGAGTCCATAAAAAGGATAATGGGCCTGTTCATGTCGGGAAGTTCGACCAGTCACCAGATTGGTGGCGCGATCAAAGACATCAAGAACAAAGTCCAGCATCAGTCTAGCTGGAAGGGAAAGTACAAGGTCGAAGAGGTCAAAAAGGTTGCAAATACAGTTTCCACAATCAATGCCCATTATCTATCAGCTTTGGTGAAAGATCGCGACAAACTCTTTGGCATCGACGATGCAATAAACGACCTCACCAAGAGGTTAAGAGGTGCAGATGGCAATGGGGACATGTATGGGCTCAAGATACACTCCATTTTTGGTATTGGAGGACTGGGCAAGACCACACTTGCCAGAGCTGTGTATAATCAGCTCAAAGGGTCCTTCCGTTTGACTGCTTTTGTTTCACTGGGTCGGAATCCCGATGTGAAGAAACTCTTCTACGACATTCTATTTGAACTTGACGAACCAAGGCATACAAAATTGAAGCCAGCAAATTTGGATGAAAGCCAGCTTATACGTGTACTCACAGACCTGCTCAAGAACAACAG GTACCTCATTGTTATCGATGATATGTGGGACACAAAAGTATGGCATGATTTTATCAAATTTGCTTTTCTTGGTAGCAAATGCGGAAGTAAAATAATCATAACTACACGTATATTTGAAGTTGCCGCAATAGCTACTGATGTATACAAGCTGAACCCTCTTTCTGATGGTTATTCTGAAGAGCTATTCTATGCAACactgtctcctgaggaaggctgtgagtaTGATTTAACAGATGGGGTAATTGAAAAGATTTTATCAAAATGCGATGGTGTGCCATTAGCTATAATTACAATAGCTAGTATGTTGGGCAGTAAACAGAGGGAGGATTGGCCTAAGGTGTACAACTCTATTGGTTTTGGGACTGAGGTTACCGAAGATGTCGATAACACAAGGAAGATATTGTTGTTTAGCTATAGTGATCTTCCACGCCATATAAGGACATGCTTATTGCATCTAAGCATATATCCAGAGAACTATTTTATCTGCAAAGACACGGTGATATGGATGTGGGTTGCCGAAGGTTTTGTTCATGACGAATCAGGGAGAAGTTTATTTGAGATTGGGGAGAGATATTTCAATCAGCTCGTCAATAGAAGCATGGTCCAGCTGGTGGCAAATCCGCGCTACCTGGTCAGCACAATGATTCATTTCCGTATCCATGATTTGGTGCTTGATATGATTTGTGCATTGTCAAAGGATGAAAACTTTGTTACTTTATTGGAAATAGATGAGCAACACACATCTTTAAAGAACAATGCTCGTAGATTAGCTGTCCAAAAGAGAGACATTGAGAAGCTAGACCCTCCAACTATTAATTGCCACGGGCTGAGATCATTTTATGCCATTGGCTGCCATATTGATGTGATGCAACCACTTTCAAGATTTAAAGTATTACGCGTCCTATCTTTGGCAGGATGTAGAATTAATGAAGATCAGCCTTATCAGCTTGAACATATTGGGAATCTACTTCAGTTGAGGTATCTCGGACTAGAGAGAATGCCTATTTGTAAGCTCCCTGAAGAAATTGGAGATCTCCTTTTTCTGCAAACCTTGGTTCTGAAGGGAACTAAGATAAAAGAACTGCCACATAGTGTGGGCCTGCTTAGACAACTGAAGTGTCTGTGTGCTCCCAAAGTTAAAGTTCCTGATTGGCTGGTGAACATGACATCTCTAGAAGACCTAAAGTTGGATGCACTAATGCCCTTTGTTTTTGCTGAAGGGCTGATCAATCTAAAAGAGCTTAGAGACCTCCAGATTCAGAGTTATCGTTCATTTGGTGATAATTCGGACAGAGCTTTGGTGAAGTCTATAGGGAATTTGCATAAACTCCAAAGCCTAATACTAATTAACTTCATGGACAATGCTGACGAGATCTGGGAAGGCTTTGTTCCCCCTCGACATCTCCATAGCATGAACATGTACGTGGGATTTTATGGTGTCCCTCCTTGGATGGATCCAACACATCTTCCAAGCCTCTCCGTCCTTCAGTTGCATTTGTGTAGTATGGAGGCACGCTGTCTAGAGATCCTTGGGAGGTTACCCGAACTACATACCCTCAAACTGCAGACCGGAGAGGGGAGCTGGCTTACGGTCACGGGCAGTGGTGCATTCCCCAAGTTGAGGCACTTGCGTAGTAGTCGCGCAATGCTGAGATTTCAGCGGGGAGTTATGACACGGCTTGAATACCTTGAGCTCGAGGTCCGTGTACCGGAATTGAAAAAGGCCAAGTTTGACTGCGACTTTACTAGCTTGGGGAACCTCCCTTTGCTTCAGAAATTAAGTGTTCATCTGACGTGTAAGGCCGACGATCCTGAATACGGGAAGAGGATGGAGGTAGCAGTGAAGCACGCAATTGATAGGCATCCACACCGTCGTCCCATCCTTCACTGGATTCATTAG
- the LOC123093743 gene encoding disease resistance protein PIK6-NP isoform X1, whose translation MGGRIEKKYEVLEDILAGVVMPRDLPLALLEDITDHFSDKRIIGKGGFAMVYKGVLGNKNVAVKKISVNKDTVSEKLFHREVASLMKIEKHQNLVRFLGFCSNKARVVEEQTGSEEPIYFQIMDILLCFEYISNGSLDKHITDELRGLTWDTRFDIIRGICEGMRYLHEDKSIIHMDLKPANILLDDHMIPKITDFGQSRFAENTHTKEIFITPKYGAPEYLKDGRTSKKADIYSLGVVIRELVTGSEDSRDTAHVLRRWTHRWHKQQTQHQYQQVIKCMEIAVRCSEHEPENRPSISDIIRGLSEIESTNGPIDQMSLYQYDDMLGIEPLELCFSLEHISCLVELTNETTNSIAFNIGRPSKQYSTQPDKGIVPPGCKRDVKITLQPHESATQVTSSDKLVVKSTQVSVGVADHNITSDMFITKGGKNVVDKVSLMVLYQPKTINLQEEAVPEDIGSSSRNKKIRRLSTPQLLYFDLVESIPRNLATGLMSDQTVDLATGAIGSLLAKLSELLNMYNLEASIRSDVDCVIHELRVMRADLCNVSEVQWDSNNENIKLAKLWAGEVRELSYNIEDVVDGFLIHAKGSEPATRIGGLIESIKRIMGLFMSGSSTSHQIGGAIKDIKNKVQHQSSWKGKYKVEEVKKVANTVSTINAHYLSALVKDRDKLFGIDDAINDLTKRLRGADGNGDMYGLKIHSIFGIGGLGKTTLARAVYNQLKGSFRLTAFVSLGRNPDVKKLFYDILFELDEPRHTKLKPANLDESQLIRVLTDLLKNNRYLIVIDDMWDTKVWHDFIKFAFLGSKCGSKIIITTRIFEVAAIATDVYKLNPLSDGYSEELFYATLSPEEGCEYDLTDGVIEKILSKCDGVPLAIITIASMLGSKQREDWPKVYNSIGFGTEVTEDVDNTRKILLFSYSDLPRHIRTCLLHLSIYPENYFICKDTVIWMWVAEGFVHDESGRSLFEIGERYFNQLVNRSMVQLVANPRYLVSTMIHFRIHDLVLDMICALSKDENFVTLLEIDEQHTSLKNNARRLAVQKRDIEKLDPPTINCHGLRSFYAIGCHIDVMQPLSRFKVLRVLSLAGCRINEDQPYQLEHIGNLLQLRYLGLERMPICKLPEEIGDLLFLQTLVLKGTKIKELPHSVGLLRQLKCLCAPKVKVPDWLVNMTSLEDLKLDALMPFVFAEGLINLKELRDLQIQSYRSFGDNSDRALVKSIGNLHKLQSLILINFMDNADEIWEGFVPPRHLHSMNMYVGFYGVPPWMDPTHLPSLSVLQLHLCSMEARCLEILGRLPELHTLKLQTGEGSWLTVTGSGAFPKLRHLRSSRAMLRFQRGVMTRLEYLELEVRVPELKKAKFDCDFTSLGNLPLLQKLSVHLTCKADDPEYGKRMEVAVKHAIDRHPHRRPILHWIH comes from the exons TTTCAAATTATGGATATATTACTCTGTTTCGAGTACATCAGCAACGGAAGCCTTGATAAACATATTACCG ATGAACTTCGTGGACTCACATGGGATACACGTTTTGATATAATCAGAGGAATTTGTGAGGGTATGCGTTATCTTCATGAGGATAAATCTATCATTCATATGGATCTGAAACCAGCAAACATACTACTTGATGATCATATGATACCAAAAATTACGGATTTTGGTCAGTCAAGATTCGCTGAAAACACACATACTAAGGAAATTTTTATAACACC AAAATATGGCGCTCCAGAATACCTGAAAGATGGCAGAACGTCAAAAAAGGCTGATATATATAGTTTGGGTGTTGTTATTCGAGAACTGGTGACAGGAAGTGAGGACAGTCGAGATACAGCCCAT GTACTTCGAAGGTGGACACACAGGTGGCATAAACAGCAGACACAACACCAATACCAACAAGTAATTAAATGCATGGAAATAGCGGTACGCTGCAGTGAACATGAACCAGAAAATAGGCCTTCTATCAGTGATATAATCCGCGGTCTAAGCGAAATAGAAAGTACAAATGGGCCCATTGACCAG ATGAGCCTATATCAGTATGATGACATGCTTGGGATTGAGCCACTCGAGCTATGTTTCTCTTTGGAACATATATCGTGCTTAGTTGAGCTAACCAACGAGACAACTAATTCCATCGCCTTCAACATCGGAAGGCCAAGCAAACAGTACAGCACTCAGCCTGACAAAGGCATTGTGCCGCCAGGATGCAAGCGCGATGTGAAGATAACACTGCAACCACATGAGAGTGCAACACAAGTTACGAGTTCTGATAAGCTCGTCGTAAAGAGCACACAAGTGAGTGTGGGTGTAGCAGATCATAATATTACTTCTGACATGTTCATAACCAAGGGTGGCAAAAACGTGGTTGATAAAGTCAGTTTGATGGTTCTATATCAGCCCAAGACAATTAATCTGCAAGAAGAGGCAGTCCCTGAG GACATTGGGTCTAGTAGCCGTAATAAGAAAATACGTAGGTTAAGTACACCACAACTATTGTACTTCGACCTAGTTGAAAGCATTCCACGGAATCTAGCCACTGGCTTGATGAGCGACCAAACCGTGGATCTCGCAACAGGAGCCATCGGAAGCCTGCTTGCCAAGCTGAGTGAGCTCCTCAACATGTACAATCTGGAGGCGAGCATTAGGAGCGATGTGGATTGTGTCATACATGAGCTAAGAGTCATGCGCGCTGACCTCTGCAATGTTTCAGAGGTGCAGTGGGACAGCAACAATGAGAATATCAAATTAGCCAAACTTTGGGCTGGCGAAGTTAGGGAATTGTCATATAACATAGAGGATGTCGTCGATGGCTTCCTGATACACGCCAAGGGCTCAGAACCCGCCACCCGTATTGGAGGGTTGATAGAGTCCATAAAAAGGATAATGGGCCTGTTCATGTCGGGAAGTTCGACCAGTCACCAGATTGGTGGCGCGATCAAAGACATCAAGAACAAAGTCCAGCATCAGTCTAGCTGGAAGGGAAAGTACAAGGTCGAAGAGGTCAAAAAGGTTGCAAATACAGTTTCCACAATCAATGCCCATTATCTATCAGCTTTGGTGAAAGATCGCGACAAACTCTTTGGCATCGACGATGCAATAAACGACCTCACCAAGAGGTTAAGAGGTGCAGATGGCAATGGGGACATGTATGGGCTCAAGATACACTCCATTTTTGGTATTGGAGGACTGGGCAAGACCACACTTGCCAGAGCTGTGTATAATCAGCTCAAAGGGTCCTTCCGTTTGACTGCTTTTGTTTCACTGGGTCGGAATCCCGATGTGAAGAAACTCTTCTACGACATTCTATTTGAACTTGACGAACCAAGGCATACAAAATTGAAGCCAGCAAATTTGGATGAAAGCCAGCTTATACGTGTACTCACAGACCTGCTCAAGAACAACAG GTACCTCATTGTTATCGATGATATGTGGGACACAAAAGTATGGCATGATTTTATCAAATTTGCTTTTCTTGGTAGCAAATGCGGAAGTAAAATAATCATAACTACACGTATATTTGAAGTTGCCGCAATAGCTACTGATGTATACAAGCTGAACCCTCTTTCTGATGGTTATTCTGAAGAGCTATTCTATGCAACactgtctcctgaggaaggctgtgagtaTGATTTAACAGATGGGGTAATTGAAAAGATTTTATCAAAATGCGATGGTGTGCCATTAGCTATAATTACAATAGCTAGTATGTTGGGCAGTAAACAGAGGGAGGATTGGCCTAAGGTGTACAACTCTATTGGTTTTGGGACTGAGGTTACCGAAGATGTCGATAACACAAGGAAGATATTGTTGTTTAGCTATAGTGATCTTCCACGCCATATAAGGACATGCTTATTGCATCTAAGCATATATCCAGAGAACTATTTTATCTGCAAAGACACGGTGATATGGATGTGGGTTGCCGAAGGTTTTGTTCATGACGAATCAGGGAGAAGTTTATTTGAGATTGGGGAGAGATATTTCAATCAGCTCGTCAATAGAAGCATGGTCCAGCTGGTGGCAAATCCGCGCTACCTGGTCAGCACAATGATTCATTTCCGTATCCATGATTTGGTGCTTGATATGATTTGTGCATTGTCAAAGGATGAAAACTTTGTTACTTTATTGGAAATAGATGAGCAACACACATCTTTAAAGAACAATGCTCGTAGATTAGCTGTCCAAAAGAGAGACATTGAGAAGCTAGACCCTCCAACTATTAATTGCCACGGGCTGAGATCATTTTATGCCATTGGCTGCCATATTGATGTGATGCAACCACTTTCAAGATTTAAAGTATTACGCGTCCTATCTTTGGCAGGATGTAGAATTAATGAAGATCAGCCTTATCAGCTTGAACATATTGGGAATCTACTTCAGTTGAGGTATCTCGGACTAGAGAGAATGCCTATTTGTAAGCTCCCTGAAGAAATTGGAGATCTCCTTTTTCTGCAAACCTTGGTTCTGAAGGGAACTAAGATAAAAGAACTGCCACATAGTGTGGGCCTGCTTAGACAACTGAAGTGTCTGTGTGCTCCCAAAGTTAAAGTTCCTGATTGGCTGGTGAACATGACATCTCTAGAAGACCTAAAGTTGGATGCACTAATGCCCTTTGTTTTTGCTGAAGGGCTGATCAATCTAAAAGAGCTTAGAGACCTCCAGATTCAGAGTTATCGTTCATTTGGTGATAATTCGGACAGAGCTTTGGTGAAGTCTATAGGGAATTTGCATAAACTCCAAAGCCTAATACTAATTAACTTCATGGACAATGCTGACGAGATCTGGGAAGGCTTTGTTCCCCCTCGACATCTCCATAGCATGAACATGTACGTGGGATTTTATGGTGTCCCTCCTTGGATGGATCCAACACATCTTCCAAGCCTCTCCGTCCTTCAGTTGCATTTGTGTAGTATGGAGGCACGCTGTCTAGAGATCCTTGGGAGGTTACCCGAACTACATACCCTCAAACTGCAGACCGGAGAGGGGAGCTGGCTTACGGTCACGGGCAGTGGTGCATTCCCCAAGTTGAGGCACTTGCGTAGTAGTCGCGCAATGCTGAGATTTCAGCGGGGAGTTATGACACGGCTTGAATACCTTGAGCTCGAGGTCCGTGTACCGGAATTGAAAAAGGCCAAGTTTGACTGCGACTTTACTAGCTTGGGGAACCTCCCTTTGCTTCAGAAATTAAGTGTTCATCTGACGTGTAAGGCCGACGATCCTGAATACGGGAAGAGGATGGAGGTAGCAGTGAAGCACGCAATTGATAGGCATCCACACCGTCGTCCCATCCTTCACTGGATTCATTAG